One segment of Brachyhypopomus gauderio isolate BG-103 unplaced genomic scaffold, BGAUD_0.2 sc63, whole genome shotgun sequence DNA contains the following:
- the rab3db gene encoding RAB3D, member RAS oncogene family, b isoform X2, with translation MSWAEMASVSDSRFQQLPSQKDVADQNFDYMFKLLIIGNSSVGKTSFLFRYADDSFTSAFVSTVGIDFKVKTVFRNNKRIKLQIWDTAGQERYRTITTAYYRGAMGFLLMYDITNQDSFNAVQDWATQIKTYSWDNAQVILVGNKCDLEDDRLIPTEDSQRLADELGFQFFEASAKDNINVKQVFECLVDVICEKMNETIEADGDPLANHKDPNHQDFPTRGQNSCAC, from the exons ATGTCTTGGGCTGAG ATGGCGTCAGTGAGCGACTCACGCTTCCAACAGCTGCCCTCTCAGAAGGATGTCGCTGACCAAAACTTTGACTACATGTTCAAACTCCTCATCATTGGTAACAGCAGCGTGGGCAAAACCAGTTTCCTGTTCCGCTATGCCGACGACTCCTTCACCTCGGCCTTCGTCAGCACCGTCGGCATCGACTTCAAGGTCAAAACGGTCTTTCGCAACAACAAGCGCATCAAGCTACAGATCTGG GACACAGCAGGGCAAGAGCGCTACCGAACCATCACTACAGCGTACTACAGAGGAGCCATGGGCTTCCTGCTGATGTATGACATCACCAACCAGGACTCCTTTAACGCTGTGCAGGACTG GGCTACTCAGATTAAGACGTACTCGTGGGACAACGCACAGGTAATCCTAGTGGGAAACAAATGTGATCTGGAGGATGACAGACTCATTCCAACAGAGGACAGCCAGCGACTAGCTGATGAACtcg GATTCCAGTTTTTCGAGGCCAGCGCCAAAGACAACATCAATGTGAAGCAGGTGTTTGAGTGCCTGGTGGATGTGATCTGTGAGAAGATGAATGAAACCATTGAAGCAGATGGTGATCCACTCGCCAACCACAAAGACCCCAACCACCAGGACTTTCCCACCAGGGGACAGAACAGCTGTGCCTGCTAA
- the epor gene encoding erythropoietin receptor, whose translation MFNERIQILVFCMLCLASDANARQTFENKVSQLLRDEPENIKCFAEKMRDLTCFWGEEDLSNSSSDQFTFTYTYQYQNENSTVCAVSELPVLGAGGRKLFVCRLSRIEFFVNLHLCVFHRGRKLYNRSLFIDHVFLLDPPANLSAVSTGKPGQLNVSWLPPALKYMDDSMMYEVRYGVEGRGRRKEMVKGITSLTLRGLHPSTIYKVEVRVKPDGITYNGYWSAWSDPEFGTTLPVDMDPLIVVLVLIISFILLVLSLTVLLFHHKFLLKKLWPDIPSPEHKFQGLFTVYKGDFQKWLGHSSSSCRAVHVYTEELPSPLEVLSEASTVPQQPNHKNGLKPAATVRAAAVFKEQPEAMEEEGNQPDAGGGDTRLTDTLQEPPHGHWLMEQLRTHQERPEVLAQSFLESQDTYVTLNQNLQHAQGEEERREDDVLEESSPLQALFTSRETSLTTASHSDLGSLQQSSGSGRVSAQSSFEYPNHTWPPKGPEYTYMAVADSGVSMDYSPMSSSRMVDVANSNIYPNEYKNDIHRIRQPLPGRPVHSGL comes from the exons ATGTTCAATGAGAGGATACAAATATTGGTCTTTTGCATGCTGTGCTTGGCTTCGGATGCGAACGCACGGCAAACATTTGAAAACAAAG TATCTCAACTGCTGCGCGATGAGCCAGAGAATATTAAATGCTTTGCAGAAAAGATGAGGGACTTAACCTGCTTCTGGGGTGAAGAGGATCTGAGCAATAGCTCTTCTGATCAGTTCACATTTACCTACACCTACCAATACCA GAATGAAAACAGCACTGTGTGTGCGGTGTCTGAACTGCCTGTGTTGGGAGCCGGTGGGAGGAAGCTGTTTGTCTGCAGGCTGTCCCGGATCGAGTTCTTTGTGAATCTCCACCTGTGCGTGTTTCACAGGGGGAGGAAACTCTACAATCGCAGCCTCTTCATTGACCATGTCT tcttgcTGGATCCTCCCGCTAACCTCTCTGCTGTGAGCACAGGGAAACCTGGACAGCTCAACGTGAGCTGGTTGCCTCCTGCTCTCAAGTACATGGATGACAGTATGATGTACGAAGTGCGATAcggggtggaggggcggggcaggagaAAG GAAATGGTGAAGGGTATCACCTCACTGACCCTGCGTGGCCTTCACCCAAGCACCATATACAAAGTTGAGGTCCGTGTCAAACCTGATGGCATCACATATAATGGTTACTGGAGTGCCTGGTCTGACCCGGAGTTTGGGACTACTCTACCAGTTG ACATGGATCCCCTGATTGTGGTATTAGTTCTCATCATCTCCTTCATCCTCCTGGTTTTGTCTCTCACTGTGCTTCTGTTCCATCACAA ATTCCTATTAAAGAAACTATGGCCCGATATCCCTTCACCTGAGCACAAGTTCCAAGGGCTCTTCACTGTCTACAAGGGAGACTTCCAG AAGTGGCTGGGCCACAGTAGCAGCAGCTGCCGGGCGGTGCACGTCTACACCGAGGAGCTTCCGTCTCCCCTGGAGGTTCTGTCTGAGGCCAGCACGGTGCCACAACAGCCTAATCACAAAAATGGCCTGAAGCCAGCAGCTACGGTGAGAGCAGCTGCTGTCTTCAAGGAGCAGCCAGAGGCCATGGAAGAAGAAGGGAATCAGCCGGATGCAGGGGGCGGGGACACGCGTTTGACTGACACATTGCAAGAACCTCCTCATGGCCACTGGTTGATGGAGCAGCTGCGGACCCATCAGGAGCGTCCGGAGGTCCTCGCCCAGTCGTTCCTCGAATCGCAAGACACGTATGTCACCCTTAACCAGAACCTCCAACACGCCcaaggggaggaagagagacgaGAGGACGACGTCCTGGAGGAATCGTCGCCCCTGCAGGCCCTTTTTACCAGCAGAGAAACCTCGCTGACGACGGCCTCGCATTCCGATCTCGGCTCCCTCCAGCAAAGCTCGGGGTCAGGGAGAGTCTCTGCACAGTCCAGCTTTGAGTACCCCAACCACACATGGCCGCCCAAAGGACCGGAATACACTTACATGGCCGTGGCAGACTCTGGTGTCTCCATGGACTACAGCCCGATGAGCTCCAGCAGGATGGTGGATGTGGCCAACAGCAACATCTACCCCAACGAGTACAAGAATGACATTCACAGAATCAGGCAGCCACTGCCTGGCCGACCCGTACACTCTGGGCTCTGA
- the swsap1 gene encoding ATPase SWSAP1, with product MALIWSPEPFESRLAAVAEHTAAILISAVSGVTLVVGDQNITRALLLLTAVAAASELGSRAMFFTHSPIQSLPFSLQGSSGLSLKPESLKKVRFVYPKSLEELLEDVASLHELVPQAVAIPSLVIVDGLEQYVCGPEMQGRPQREAQSAAAHVMALLHDTAAFLTQNLEARVEAQAPCRVIVSIQPNREGRNGGDVLDPDAFLSVLERYLQVTCTLERERKGEGQNEWLLHLSGEGLQGDGEKNGPALKWRVALQPSGVLEMWPDSSTKEETLHRQSSVEVKDN from the exons ATGGCTTTAATTTGGTCGCCGGAGCCTTTTGAGTCCAGACTGGCCGCCGTGGCCGAACACACGGCCGCCATCTTGATATCAGCT GTATCAGGTGTGACGCTGGTGGTTGGAGATCAGAACATCACCAGAGCGCTGCTGCTCCTCACAGCCGTGGCAGCCGCCTCGGAACTGGGGAGCAGGGCGATGTTCTTCACTCACAGTCCAATTCAGAGTCTCCCATTCAGTCTTCAGGGCTCCAGTGGTCTCAGTCTGAAACCTGAAAGCTTGAAG AAAGTCAGGTTTGTGTACCCCAAGAGCTTGGAGGAACTGCTGGAAGATGTGGCCTCTCTTCATGAGTTGGTCCCACAAGCTGTGGCCATCCCTTCCCTGGTCATTGTGGACGGTTTGGAGCAGTACGTGTGTGGCCCCGAGATGCAGGGCAGACCCCAGCGGGAGGCCCAGAGTGCTGCAGCTCATGTGATGGCCCTCCTTCATGACACAGCTGccttcctcacccagaacctgGAGGCCAGAGTGGAGGCCCAGGCCCCATGCAGGGTCATTGTCTCCATTCAGCCCAATCGAGAAGGCAGGAATGGGGGTGATGTGTTGGACCCAGATGCCTTCCTTTCGGTGCTGGAACGCTACCTGCAGGTGACATGCaccttggagagagagaggaagggagaggggCAGAATGAGTGGCTCCTGCACCTGTCAGGTGAAGGCCTGCagggtgatggagagaagaATGGGCCGGCACTAAAGTGGCGTGTGGCACTGCAGCCCAGTGGGGTGCTGGAGATGTGGCCAGACAGTTCAACCAAAGAGGAGACCCTACATCGACAAAGCTCTGTGGAAGTGAAGGACAACTAA
- the tmem205 gene encoding transmembrane protein 205 encodes MATEGDPTQLVKVLHLLVMAFSWGMQVWVSFIAGFVLVSQVTLHTFGLVQSKLFPVYFYCLLGCNAVSLAIYAVYHPRELLDWHETIQMALYFTAVIMAGLNTQWFGPAVTENMLVMRQIEKEHGLGEEVGFATNRGRYTTLREQDPKYKAHRSSFYRYHGLSNLSNLAGFACTTVNLVYLALHLASI; translated from the exons ATGGCCACCGAGGGGGATCCCACCCAGCTAGTGAAGGTGCTCCACCTGTTGGTGATGGCGTTCTCATGGGGGATGCAGGTGTGGGTGTCCTTCATCGCAG GGTTTGTGCTGGTGTCCCAGGTGACCCTGCACACCTTTGGCCTGGTGCAGAGTAAACTCTTTCCTGTGTATTTTTACTGCCTGCTGGGATGTAACGCGGTCAGCCTGGCCATATATGCGGTGTACCACCCCAGGGAGCTGCTGGACTGGCACGAGACCATTCAG ATGGCCCTGTACTTCACGGCCGTAATCATGGCGGGCCTGAACACGCAGTGGTTCGGGCCTGCTGTCACTGAGAACATGCTGGTGATGAGGCAGATTGAGAAGGAACATGGGCTGGGTGAAGAGGTGGGCTTCGCCACAAACAGGGGGCGCTACACCACCCTCCGTGAGCAGGACCCCAAGTACAAGGCCCACAGGAGCAGCTTCTACCGATACCATGGCCTGTCCAACCTCAGTAACCTCGCTGGCTTCGCCTGCACCACAGTTAACCTAGTCTACCTGGCCCTCCATCTGGCCTCCATATGA
- the znf653 gene encoding zinc finger protein 653: MSSVVTDRKKNIPDTCRNQKKGKKVAITSLQSLVSWYREHCQTCPHEPELRAVEPRLGLSTSVLWQCDAEHSFVQHISWPAGGVSDSEAEEDAGEELECAAETMATAMGISTSASQRTLNQRLPDAAEELENATAQVADAAHHMSSTALAQLPGAPAAHRLPVTPLRPLGNQAMWEVEVDREADLAMFKAESGALGQEVTDGFPAEDVGDLKAGVEGGSGTVPEGYECVVVTAAVADGLEGEGGDAQVRGRVEEGGAQMHAGDMAHTPMAGAPVQEELYESPALQNMVGSCELPDERATLEGPQLIIITGPSYEALASEGIQLNMGAGDVEEVTCTVIEGVAYNQVCQSGAVLRSGMPETDAISDLSEKQLLESSEESHNQRALQRVLNRSKRSRRGPVIEADGMLKMFHCPYEGCSQVYVAISSFQNHVNLVHRKGRTKVCPHPGCGKKFYLSNHLHRHMIIHSGVRDFICETCGKSFKRKNHLEVHRRTHTGETPLQCEICGYQCRQRASLNWHMKKHSTEAQYNFTCEHCGKRFEKLDSVKFHKLKSHPDKQTS; this comes from the exons ATGTCCTCTGTTGTGACTGACAGGAAAAAGAACATTCCAGATACGTGCAGGAATCAGAAAAAGG GGAAGAAGGTGGCCATCACCTCCTTGCAGAGCCTGGTGTCCTGGTATCGGGAGCactgccagacgtgtccccatGAGCCAGAACTGCGGGCAGTAGAACCCAGACTGGGTCTGTCCACCTCTGTGCTTTGGCAGTGCGACGCTGAGCATTCCTTTGTACAGCACATCTCTTGGCCTGCAGGGGGCGTCAGTGATTCTGAGGCAGAGGAGGATGCTGGTGAAGAATTAGAGTGCGCTGCAGAGACTATGGCAACAGCTATGGGCATCAGCACTAGCGCTAGTCAAAGAACGCTCAACCAAAGGCTGCCAG ATGCAGCGGAAGAGTTGGAGAACGCTACAGCACAAGTGGCAGATGCGGCCCATCACATGTCCTCAACAGCACTCGCCCAGCTGCCCGGGGCCCCAGCAGCTCACCGCCTCCCCGTCACGCCGCTACGTCCACTGGGGAACCAGGCCAtgtgggaggtggaggtagaCAGAGAGGCCGATCTTGCCATGTTCAAAGCCGAAAGTGGAGCCCTGGGCCAGGAGGTGACGGACGGCTTCCCTGCGGAGGATGTGGGAGATCTCAAGGCCGGAGTGGAAGGCGGGAGCGGGACGGTGCCGGAGGGTTACGAGTGCGTGGTGGTCACGGCGGCCGTGGCGGACGGGCTGGAAGGGGAGGGCGGGGACGCTCAGGTGAGGGGGCGTGTGGAAGAGGGCGGGGCACAGATGCACGCGGGAGACATGGCTCACACACCGATGGCAGGAGCGCCGGTGCAGGAGGAGCTGTATGAGAGTCCGGCGCTGCAGAACATGGTGGGCAGCTGTGAGCTTCCAGATGAACGTGCCACTCTGGAGGGACCTCAG CTGATCATAATCACAGGTCCCAGTTATGAAGCTCTAGCATCTGAAGGCATTCAGCTCAACATGGGTGCTGGAGATGTGGAAGAAGTCACATGTACGGTCATTGAGGGCGTGGCTTACAACCAGGTGTGTCAATCAGGGGCGGTCTTACGTAGCGGCATGCCAGAGACAGACGCCATctcag ACCTGAGTGAGAAGCAGCTTCTGGAGTCCAGTGAAGAATCACACAACCAGAGAGCTCTGCAGCGTGTGCttaacag GTCCAAGAGAAGCCGCAGAGGTCCAGTCATTGAGGCTGACGGCATGCTGAAGATGTTTCACTGTCCTTACGAGGGCTGCAGCCAAGTGTATGTGGCTATTAGTAGCTTCCAG AACCACGTGAACCTGGTGCACAGGAAAGGCAGGACGAAGGTGTGTCCACATCCAGGGTGCGGGAAAAAGTTCTACCTCTCTAATCATTTGCATCGCCATATGATCATTCACTCAG GAGTGCGAGACTTCATATGCGAGACTTGTGGCAAGTCCTTCAAACGCAAGAACCATTTAGAGGTGCACAGACGCACCCACACAGGAGAGACGCCATTACA GTGTGAGATCTGTGGCTACCAGTGTCGACAGCGGGCGTCGCTCAACTGGCACATGAAAAAGCACTCCACCGAG
- the rab3db gene encoding RAB3D, member RAS oncogene family, b isoform X1, with amino-acid sequence MLQLSGIPRNNMASVSDSRFQQLPSQKDVADQNFDYMFKLLIIGNSSVGKTSFLFRYADDSFTSAFVSTVGIDFKVKTVFRNNKRIKLQIWDTAGQERYRTITTAYYRGAMGFLLMYDITNQDSFNAVQDWATQIKTYSWDNAQVILVGNKCDLEDDRLIPTEDSQRLADELGFQFFEASAKDNINVKQVFECLVDVICEKMNETIEADGDPLANHKDPNHQDFPTRGQNSCAC; translated from the exons ATGCTACAATTATCCGGCATACCAAGGAACAAC ATGGCGTCAGTGAGCGACTCACGCTTCCAACAGCTGCCCTCTCAGAAGGATGTCGCTGACCAAAACTTTGACTACATGTTCAAACTCCTCATCATTGGTAACAGCAGCGTGGGCAAAACCAGTTTCCTGTTCCGCTATGCCGACGACTCCTTCACCTCGGCCTTCGTCAGCACCGTCGGCATCGACTTCAAGGTCAAAACGGTCTTTCGCAACAACAAGCGCATCAAGCTACAGATCTGG GACACAGCAGGGCAAGAGCGCTACCGAACCATCACTACAGCGTACTACAGAGGAGCCATGGGCTTCCTGCTGATGTATGACATCACCAACCAGGACTCCTTTAACGCTGTGCAGGACTG GGCTACTCAGATTAAGACGTACTCGTGGGACAACGCACAGGTAATCCTAGTGGGAAACAAATGTGATCTGGAGGATGACAGACTCATTCCAACAGAGGACAGCCAGCGACTAGCTGATGAACtcg GATTCCAGTTTTTCGAGGCCAGCGCCAAAGACAACATCAATGTGAAGCAGGTGTTTGAGTGCCTGGTGGATGTGATCTGTGAGAAGATGAATGAAACCATTGAAGCAGATGGTGATCCACTCGCCAACCACAAAGACCCCAACCACCAGGACTTTCCCACCAGGGGACAGAACAGCTGTGCCTGCTAA